Proteins encoded together in one Deinococcus hopiensis KR-140 window:
- a CDS encoding response regulator transcription factor, with translation MDQRILLIEDNPDITRVVQYELEQAGYRVLTAPDGVTGLTTARENSPDLVILDLGLPDFDGAEIARRLRKTSSVPIIILTAMDAVDRKVNLLEAGADDYMTKPFHPEELVARVKVQLRHQQHGEVISIGALEIHPQKRLCHYNGHEVRLSPKEFDLLTFLARQPGRVYSRQEIEREVWNGELPSNSNVVDVHMANMRAKLRDLDGYGIIRTVRGIGYALKTP, from the coding sequence ATGGACCAACGCATACTCCTTATCGAAGACAACCCGGACATCACCCGCGTGGTGCAGTACGAGCTGGAACAGGCCGGGTACCGTGTCCTGACGGCTCCCGACGGCGTGACCGGCCTCACCACCGCCCGCGAGAACAGCCCTGATCTGGTCATTCTCGACCTCGGTCTGCCCGACTTCGACGGCGCGGAGATCGCCCGACGCCTGAGAAAGACGAGCAGCGTGCCTATCATCATCCTGACCGCCATGGACGCTGTGGACCGCAAGGTCAACCTGCTGGAAGCGGGCGCGGACGACTACATGACCAAGCCCTTTCACCCTGAAGAACTTGTGGCCCGCGTCAAGGTGCAGCTGCGCCACCAGCAGCACGGCGAAGTGATCTCCATCGGGGCGCTGGAGATCCACCCGCAAAAGCGGCTGTGCCACTACAACGGCCACGAGGTCCGGCTCTCGCCCAAGGAGTTCGATCTGCTGACCTTCCTGGCCCGCCAGCCTGGCCGGGTCTATTCCCGTCAGGAAATCGAGCGCGAGGTCTGGAACGGCGAGCTGCCCAGCAACTCCAACGTGGTGGACGTGCATATGGCAAACATGCGCGCCAAACTGCGGGATCTCGACGGGTACGGAATTATTCGCACGGTCCGTGGGATCGGGTATGCGCTGAAGACGCCGTGA
- a CDS encoding P1 family peptidase: MTAPNTTLTAIPGFRVGHWTDPVGQTGCTVILCPDAGAVASASFLGPSPGTREGVLLAPEKKVERVHALLLTGGSAFGLAAAAGVVRVLEERGVGHETPWARVPIVPAAVIYDLGVGDPGARPGEREGGLAAHAASRDPVPRGRVGAGTGATAGKYLGAGAVPGGLGSVVVERHGVRVGALAVVNPIGDVLDERGEVLAGPGVGPGSVAFAPGDVESTTLVAVVTERALAKNDARRLADAAQTALGRVIHPSHTFWDGDSAFVLSACTLPPADPLLIGTLVQEAVCAAVRDAVRQAAIG; the protein is encoded by the coding sequence ATGACCGCCCCCAACACCACCCTCACCGCCATTCCCGGCTTTCGTGTGGGCCACTGGACAGACCCTGTGGGCCAGACCGGCTGCACGGTCATCCTGTGCCCAGACGCGGGGGCCGTCGCGTCGGCCTCCTTTCTGGGGCCGAGTCCGGGCACGCGGGAAGGGGTGCTGCTCGCTCCCGAGAAGAAGGTCGAGCGCGTTCACGCCCTGCTGCTGACGGGCGGTTCAGCCTTTGGGCTGGCGGCGGCGGCCGGAGTCGTTCGGGTACTCGAGGAGCGCGGCGTGGGGCATGAAACGCCCTGGGCGCGGGTCCCCATCGTGCCCGCCGCCGTGATCTATGACCTGGGGGTAGGCGATCCGGGGGCCCGGCCCGGCGAGCGGGAAGGAGGACTCGCCGCCCATGCGGCTTCGCGTGACCCGGTGCCGCGCGGACGGGTGGGGGCAGGCACCGGCGCGACGGCGGGCAAATATCTCGGCGCGGGCGCGGTGCCGGGCGGACTGGGCAGCGTCGTTGTAGAACGGCATGGCGTCCGTGTGGGTGCGCTGGCGGTGGTCAATCCCATCGGGGACGTGCTCGATGAGCGCGGCGAGGTGCTGGCCGGGCCAGGTGTGGGACCGGGGTCCGTGGCCTTTGCCCCCGGTGATGTGGAGAGCACCACCCTCGTCGCCGTCGTCACCGAACGCGCCCTGGCCAAAAACGACGCCCGCCGGCTCGCCGACGCCGCCCAGACTGCCCTTGGCCGGGTTATCCATCCCAGCCACACCTTCTGGGATGGCGACAGCGCCTTCGTCCTCAGCGCATGTACCCTTCCACCAGCTGATCCGCTGCTGATCGGCACACTTGTGCAGGAGGCCGTCTGCGCCGCCGTCCGGGACGCTGTGCGTCAGGCTGCCATAGGCTAG
- a CDS encoding GNAT family N-acetyltransferase, whose translation MTPDLLPRIAAVEAEAHAAYAAWGEAAHFGPLVAVHAGLDLPVNTGWHSGKGPLSEADLSAFEAFCRAHGQPTVLHVLSHTAPTLLSRLGPRGYALTTALHLYTRPLTPLPPPPALPVREAADAPAWADLASRAFGPGSEAIMRLNAHLPGVHLLTAEVDGTPAGVAALRAQQGVAALYSTATLPTARGCGAQTALLAARLHLAARLGADMASVFVTPGTGSERNVCRAGFGLAGMRLTFTRE comes from the coding sequence ATGACGCCGGACCTCCTGCCCCGAATCGCCGCTGTGGAGGCCGAGGCCCACGCCGCATATGCCGCCTGGGGCGAGGCCGCCCACTTCGGACCCCTGGTGGCCGTCCACGCGGGGCTGGACCTGCCCGTTAATACGGGATGGCACAGCGGGAAAGGCCCGCTCAGCGAGGCAGACCTGAGCGCATTCGAAGCGTTTTGCCGCGCCCATGGTCAGCCCACCGTTTTGCACGTGCTGTCGCACACCGCGCCGACGCTGCTGTCCCGGCTCGGCCCACGTGGCTACGCCCTGACCACCGCCCTGCACCTGTACACCCGCCCCCTGACCCCTCTGCCGCCCCCACCTGCCCTGCCGGTGCGTGAGGCGGCGGACGCGCCAGCCTGGGCCGATCTGGCGTCCCGCGCTTTTGGTCCCGGAAGCGAGGCAATCATGCGGCTGAACGCCCATCTGCCGGGTGTCCATCTTCTGACCGCCGAGGTGGACGGAACGCCCGCTGGGGTGGCGGCCCTGCGGGCCCAGCAGGGCGTCGCCGCCCTCTACAGCACGGCCACCCTGCCCACAGCCCGGGGCTGTGGGGCGCAAACCGCTCTCCTGGCGGCCCGGTTGCACCTCGCCGCCCGGCTGGGGGCGGACATGGCAAGCGTGTTCGTGACGCCTGGCACGGGCAGCGAGCGCAACGTCTGCCGGGCAGGCTTCGGGCTTGCTGGAATGCGGCTGACGTTTACCCGGGAGTGA
- a CDS encoding DUF1990 family protein, producing the protein MSRSSSRLRWLALPAAALAAYVLKGPADPLQPSGPEDGVGPITRRRYWVEVEGAAHTPEDVAEHWRNHLPDHAPKWLAWFRGLDHPVPPVNRGDRLRILMLGVRRGRVVVEHADPLGFRVRTLRLHPDAGTSDFRVYPGEEAGRMVLQIESLLRTNSQFDRLAYIFGVHAAQRRNWELTLTSVAAYAGGRIVNRGHESLEMPQLAHSYTLPEVPEAPVGASAETASHA; encoded by the coding sequence ATGTCCCGCTCTTCGTCCCGCCTGCGGTGGCTCGCGCTGCCCGCCGCCGCGCTCGCCGCCTACGTCCTCAAAGGACCGGCCGATCCCCTGCAGCCCTCTGGTCCCGAAGACGGCGTGGGTCCCATCACCCGCCGCCGCTACTGGGTAGAGGTGGAGGGGGCCGCCCACACGCCGGAGGACGTGGCTGAGCACTGGCGCAACCACCTGCCCGACCACGCGCCGAAGTGGCTGGCGTGGTTCCGGGGCCTGGACCATCCGGTGCCGCCCGTGAACCGCGGGGACCGGCTCCGCATCCTGATGCTGGGGGTGCGCCGGGGCCGCGTGGTGGTGGAACACGCGGACCCCCTGGGCTTCCGGGTGCGGACGCTGCGCCTGCACCCGGATGCCGGGACCTCGGACTTCCGCGTCTACCCGGGCGAGGAGGCGGGGCGAATGGTCCTCCAGATTGAGTCGCTGCTGCGGACCAACTCGCAATTTGACCGCTTGGCCTACATCTTTGGCGTTCACGCCGCCCAGCGCCGCAACTGGGAACTCACGCTGACCAGCGTGGCGGCCTATGCGGGCGGGAGGATCGTCAACCGGGGGCACGAGTCGCTGGAGATGCCGCAGCTCGCCCACTCGTACACGCTCCCGGAAGTTCCCGAGGCGCCCGTGGGCGCCAGCGCGGAAACGGCCTCGCACGCCTGA
- a CDS encoding DUF418 domain-containing protein, whose product MSLPEVSPTSETGPSRPVRFGERALLPDVLRGLALLGILVVNVQDFGGFREWTQVGVDRAAQVLTDVVFNGRSISLFAMLFGWGAAGLLARHGPGRLLRRLAVLLLIGTLHYVFVWHGDIISLYAVLAAALLLTGRLEAGALVLLASGLGGWWLLTTLQQGFARLGSPRGRFDGLPDLTPGMTYADALHPRAAEFTNGLIVSAVYNGPWLIALFCLGAAAHRTGLLTRPQAHRPLLRRLAVWGLGLGLPLGLLLAWLNTRGTLPAGLLAIPVRMGGGLATALGYVGVLGLLAARGRLGPLRAFAASGRLAMSNYLAQSLLMTTFFYPYGGAYFGRWGAAYSVLLALLVGFSQLPVSAWLLERFGTGPMEWLTRRLVYGGNGRQQGT is encoded by the coding sequence ATGTCGCTGCCCGAGGTCTCGCCCACCTCCGAAACCGGTCCATCGCGTCCGGTGCGGTTTGGGGAACGCGCCCTGCTGCCGGACGTCTTGCGGGGCCTGGCGCTGCTGGGCATCCTCGTCGTGAACGTGCAGGACTTCGGGGGCTTCCGCGAGTGGACGCAGGTGGGCGTGGACCGTGCGGCGCAGGTCCTGACCGACGTGGTGTTCAACGGACGCTCGATCAGTCTGTTCGCCATGCTGTTCGGCTGGGGAGCGGCGGGACTGCTCGCGAGGCACGGCCCGGGGCGACTGCTGCGCCGCCTGGCGGTCTTGCTCCTGATCGGCACGCTGCACTACGTCTTCGTGTGGCACGGCGACATCATCTCGCTGTACGCGGTGCTGGCCGCAGCGCTGCTGCTGACGGGCCGGCTGGAAGCGGGGGCCCTCGTGCTGCTGGCGTCCGGGCTGGGCGGCTGGTGGCTGCTGACCACGCTGCAACAGGGCTTCGCGCGGCTGGGCAGTCCGCGCGGGCGGTTCGACGGGCTCCCGGACCTGACCCCAGGCATGACCTACGCGGACGCGCTGCACCCCCGCGCCGCCGAATTCACGAACGGCTTGATTGTCAGCGCGGTCTACAACGGGCCCTGGCTGATCGCGCTGTTTTGCCTGGGGGCTGCCGCCCACAGAACGGGGCTGCTCACCCGCCCGCAGGCACACCGGCCGCTGCTGCGCCGCCTCGCCGTATGGGGCCTGGGGCTCGGCCTGCCCCTGGGCCTGCTGCTCGCCTGGCTCAACACGCGCGGAACGCTCCCCGCTGGGCTCCTCGCCATTCCCGTGCGCATGGGGGGCGGGCTGGCCACCGCGCTGGGCTATGTCGGTGTGCTGGGGCTGCTCGCCGCGCGGGGAAGGCTGGGACCGCTGCGGGCCTTCGCGGCGAGTGGACGCCTCGCCATGAGCAACTACCTGGCCCAGAGCCTGCTGATGACCACCTTCTTCTACCCGTATGGCGGCGCGTATTTCGGGCGCTGGGGCGCAGCATATTCGGTGCTGCTTGCCCTGCTCGTGGGCTTCTCGCAGCTTCCGGTCAGCGCCTGGCTTCTGGAGCGCTTCGGCACGGGACCGATGGAATGGCTCACGCGGCGGCTGGTGTACGGCGGGAACGGGCGGCAGCAGGGCACTTGA
- a CDS encoding N-acetylmuramoyl-L-alanine amidase family protein, translating into MLLSSLVSYGLLCALPGTWASAQADPFQRGAPPQVFPSVRAGTAAVTVPGAAAPTSQTGTVSAGASTPVGGVFAAPRASSDGSQTRVVFDLTPGVTYTLTPTFGGLRLDVKGARVVPTVRNTLGPSVTEYRAGGGQVTLVTPFPLGLTEGWRASEATVASGARVLILEFGPTLAGGASAALRGLVRPTALPPTPDERQALSAPIGTALAQQLPPGDTVAPVPRSALPAPAPALPGHDPEKPSALSGRAPGNPQPGASLVPPRLGKNPGMTRVVLDLPPGTGYRLVPAGLGLRIELTGVSAAPLSAQNVSPEVRSWRYDPVTDGVNVTLNAAGPLTERSGWRAQLVPPTPGSDRSRLAIDLSPALANLTPLNPREKVVAAVPPMRSLGGTALLALSATLSQPRVVIDPGHGGRDPGAQGSISEKQVTLAVALRVRDLLRAAGVDAVLTRDTDRELNPVKNTDLVMRAQMGTPGTQLFLSIHVNSMEPVNALRGYGVETWWNPNHPLSSTLAGIIEKNVVGATGAYDRGLRSNRSLAVLRNSRIPAALVEIGYTSHPVDGLNLKDDNYLDRVALGIAQGIREALVSGVAAGGAAGGAEN; encoded by the coding sequence ATGTTGCTCTCATCTCTGGTGTCGTATGGCCTCCTCTGCGCCCTGCCGGGAACCTGGGCATCGGCGCAGGCGGACCCCTTTCAACGCGGCGCCCCGCCGCAGGTGTTCCCCAGCGTGCGTGCGGGAACGGCGGCCGTCACGGTGCCCGGAGCCGCCGCTCCCACCTCCCAGACAGGCACCGTCTCGGCGGGGGCCTCTACCCCGGTGGGCGGTGTGTTCGCTGCGCCCCGCGCCAGCAGTGACGGCAGCCAGACGCGGGTGGTCTTTGACCTGACGCCCGGCGTGACCTACACCCTCACGCCCACCTTCGGGGGCCTGCGGCTGGATGTGAAGGGGGCGCGGGTGGTGCCCACCGTCCGCAACACGCTGGGGCCGAGCGTGACCGAGTACCGTGCGGGCGGCGGGCAGGTCACGCTGGTCACGCCCTTTCCGCTGGGCCTGACCGAGGGCTGGCGGGCCAGTGAGGCGACGGTGGCCTCGGGGGCGCGGGTGCTGATCCTGGAATTCGGCCCGACGCTGGCGGGCGGCGCGAGTGCGGCGCTGCGGGGACTGGTGCGTCCCACAGCCCTGCCGCCGACGCCCGACGAGCGTCAGGCCCTGAGTGCGCCCATCGGCACGGCGCTGGCCCAGCAGTTGCCTCCCGGTGACACGGTGGCCCCCGTACCCCGGAGCGCCCTCCCCGCCCCGGCCCCAGCGCTGCCGGGCCACGATCCCGAAAAACCCAGCGCCCTGTCGGGGCGAGCGCCGGGGAACCCACAACCTGGAGCCAGCCTGGTGCCTCCGCGCCTCGGCAAGAATCCGGGCATGACCCGGGTGGTGCTGGACCTGCCGCCCGGCACGGGCTACCGCCTGGTGCCGGCCGGACTCGGCCTGCGCATCGAGCTGACCGGCGTGAGCGCCGCGCCGCTCTCCGCGCAAAATGTGAGCCCCGAGGTGCGGTCCTGGCGCTACGACCCCGTGACGGACGGGGTCAACGTGACGCTCAACGCGGCCGGGCCCCTCACCGAGCGCAGCGGGTGGCGTGCACAACTGGTGCCCCCCACTCCGGGCAGCGACCGCTCGCGCCTCGCCATCGACCTCTCGCCCGCCCTGGCAAACCTGACGCCGCTGAATCCACGCGAGAAGGTGGTGGCCGCGGTGCCCCCCATGCGTTCGCTGGGGGGTACGGCGCTGCTCGCCCTGAGCGCCACGCTGAGCCAGCCCCGGGTGGTCATCGATCCGGGGCACGGGGGCCGCGATCCGGGTGCCCAGGGCTCAATCTCCGAGAAGCAGGTGACGCTGGCCGTGGCCCTGCGGGTGCGTGATCTGCTGCGCGCCGCGGGGGTGGACGCGGTGCTCACCCGCGACACGGACCGCGAGCTGAACCCGGTGAAGAACACGGACCTCGTGATGCGGGCGCAGATGGGCACGCCGGGCACACAGCTATTTCTGAGCATTCACGTGAACTCGATGGAGCCTGTCAACGCCCTGCGCGGTTACGGCGTGGAGACGTGGTGGAACCCCAACCACCCCCTGTCCAGCACCCTGGCCGGCATCATCGAGAAGAACGTGGTGGGCGCGACGGGCGCGTACGACCGCGGCCTGCGCAGCAACCGCTCGCTCGCCGTGCTGCGCAACAGCCGCATTCCGGCGGCCCTGGTGGAGATCGGCTACACCAGCCACCCGGTCGACGGCCTGAACCTCAAGGACGACAACTACCTCGACCGGGTGGCGCTGGGCATCGCGCAGGGCATCCGCGAGGCGCTGGTCAGCGGCGTCGCGGCCGGCGGCGCAGCGGGCGGCGCAGAGAACTAA
- a CDS encoding metallophosphoesterase family protein codes for MIRLAVLADLHANLEATLAAHADVQRRGITELWVLGDLVGKGPRPREVLEWTEANATRVIQGNWDARVAGATNRPQDLWPRSKLSPEQLSYLAALPYGIEEQFGGAWWRFVHASSKGLFHRLYPHSSLAEQLDAYAPNPQFALRQHADALVYADVHETLMLDVEGRPLINCGSVGNPLDSTLPSYLILEFDPHGPAHSATFVRLTYNRDAEIAAAEASGMPFTREYIAELLTGAYQKRRARTGE; via the coding sequence ATGATCCGTCTCGCCGTACTCGCGGACCTGCACGCCAACTTGGAGGCGACGCTGGCCGCACACGCGGACGTACAGCGCAGGGGCATTACCGAACTGTGGGTGCTGGGCGACCTCGTGGGCAAGGGGCCGCGTCCGCGCGAGGTGCTGGAGTGGACCGAGGCGAACGCCACCCGCGTCATTCAGGGCAACTGGGACGCCCGGGTGGCCGGGGCCACCAACCGCCCGCAGGACCTGTGGCCGCGCTCCAAGCTCTCGCCCGAGCAGCTCTCGTACCTCGCTGCCCTGCCCTACGGGATCGAGGAGCAGTTTGGAGGCGCGTGGTGGCGGTTTGTCCACGCGAGCTCCAAGGGCCTCTTTCACCGCCTGTACCCGCATTCCAGCCTGGCCGAGCAGCTCGACGCCTACGCCCCCAACCCGCAGTTCGCCCTGCGGCAGCACGCCGACGCCCTCGTGTACGCCGATGTCCACGAGACGCTGATGCTCGATGTGGAGGGCCGCCCCCTGATCAACTGCGGCTCGGTGGGCAACCCCCTCGACAGCACACTGCCCAGTTACCTGATTCTGGAATTTGATCCGCACGGTCCGGCGCACAGCGCCACCTTCGTCCGGCTGACCTACAACCGCGACGCGGAGATCGCGGCCGCCGAGGCCAGCGGGATGCCCTTTACCCGCGAGTACATCGCCGAATTGTTGACGGGCGCGTACCAGAAACGCCGGGCGCGGACGGGCGAGTAG
- a CDS encoding GNAT family N-acetyltransferase: protein MASFSIRPARRPDLPALLALYGQLSARNSADLQPAHLQAWEAVEAQPGLQVLVAEMEGQIVGTVTLALIPNLTRGARPYGVVENVVTHAAYREQGIGRALLAEAERLARAVKAYKVMLQSGASLPEAHAFYRRCGYAGETKRAFEKRWP, encoded by the coding sequence GTGGCCTCCTTCTCCATCCGTCCTGCCCGGCGCCCGGACCTGCCCGCCCTCCTCGCCCTGTACGGCCAACTCAGCGCCAGAAATTCGGCTGACCTCCAGCCTGCCCACCTTCAAGCGTGGGAAGCCGTGGAGGCCCAGCCGGGGCTGCAAGTCCTGGTGGCAGAGATGGAAGGCCAGATCGTCGGGACCGTGACGCTGGCCCTGATCCCCAACCTCACGCGCGGCGCACGGCCCTACGGGGTCGTGGAGAACGTGGTCACCCACGCGGCCTACCGGGAACAGGGCATCGGCCGGGCGCTGCTGGCGGAAGCCGAGCGGCTGGCCCGTGCGGTGAAGGCCTACAAGGTGATGTTGCAGAGCGGCGCGTCCCTTCCAGAAGCGCACGCCTTCTATCGCCGCTGCGGTTACGCGGGCGAGACGAAACGGGCTTTCGAGAAACGCTGGCCCTGA
- the priA gene encoding replication restart helicase PriA, whose translation MSAPPAPSPPAPWQVAVALPIPALDFAAPHGYGGAVPVGCRVLVPWRGELAVGLVVGEGDPARAHRLREAVHVLDGEEGPWVPPATVAAVTAWAGDAHLPAGLVWCDLIGVGWEARVRHRVRAVADADLSAFGRHVPPPEWTDAGGFPSKLLDAVREQGLLEEDFAPLPRLRQVVRARTLDRVPVSARTKTVLRAVPAPPEGLTAKGHAAWAWLREHGPAETLSAWARGAEVGSGVVANVLKAGGARHVAEEAPTPEAWAWLREHGPAETLSAWASGASAGGVLLSPTAASTLAARGWADITQEAAPPPPLPEPGVPWTTLDPDRLPEGPAWRLHGGRPTSRFQTLAPRIARLLGQGRGVLVLAPDHATLHRAWEGLSGLAAPAGTRAVPFSGQLNDVGREHAWHLIRSGAARLVIGSYLALSAPLEAPALIVVLEEGSDAHKLQAGSHAFVPDVAARVAAAQDAALALVGSTPAAESVPLPGAVLPPPRARVHVVDYANPPEQPELGPLSGVHLTPGDLGYPLSHDLAQLLRQVQERGRQAVLLAPRRGYSALLRCPSCEYTPGCRNCDVPLRFHRDTRRLTCHQCGYHESMPDRCARCGEQMWKARGPGTEWIAETVATLAPGLPVYRYDRDRQDDLAALYAGESGVVVGTQLLLSQEAPPNLALIGVTLADTWLNVSDFRASERYHRLLRSLAEWHPTRAPLLVVQTFQAEHPALKVLVEGRDALAYPAAEERARAALGYPPHARLAQVEIAARDPERAKIAAQEVFDALHGAGATASEVLGPAPAPVARLRGVYPYHLFLRARDDVRLAQLLATLDRSWKARVRVDVNPRGGL comes from the coding sequence GTGAGTGCCCCCCCTGCCCCTTCTCCCCCGGCGCCCTGGCAGGTGGCGGTGGCGCTGCCCATTCCAGCGTTGGATTTTGCCGCGCCACACGGTTACGGCGGGGCAGTTCCGGTGGGCTGCCGGGTGCTGGTGCCGTGGCGAGGCGAACTCGCCGTGGGGCTGGTGGTGGGGGAGGGCGACCCTGCCCGGGCCCACCGCCTGCGCGAGGCTGTCCACGTTCTCGACGGGGAGGAAGGCCCCTGGGTCCCGCCCGCCACTGTGGCCGCCGTGACTGCCTGGGCGGGGGATGCCCACCTGCCCGCCGGTCTGGTCTGGTGTGACCTGATCGGCGTGGGCTGGGAGGCGAGGGTGCGCCACCGGGTCCGGGCGGTGGCCGACGCGGATCTCAGCGCCTTTGGCCGCCATGTCCCCCCCCCCGAGTGGACGGACGCGGGCGGGTTTCCCTCCAAGCTTCTCGATGCCGTCCGCGAACAGGGGCTGCTGGAAGAGGACTTCGCCCCGCTCCCCCGACTGCGCCAGGTGGTCCGCGCCCGAACGCTGGACCGGGTGCCCGTCTCGGCGCGGACCAAGACCGTCCTGCGTGCCGTTCCCGCACCGCCCGAGGGCCTGACGGCCAAGGGACACGCCGCCTGGGCCTGGCTGCGCGAGCACGGCCCCGCCGAGACCCTGAGCGCCTGGGCACGCGGCGCGGAGGTGGGAAGCGGCGTGGTGGCGAATGTCCTCAAGGCTGGAGGGGCCCGGCACGTCGCCGAGGAAGCGCCGACTCCGGAAGCCTGGGCGTGGCTGCGCGAGCACGGCCCCGCCGAGACCCTGAGCGCCTGGGCGAGCGGCGCGTCGGCGGGTGGAGTGCTGCTCTCGCCCACCGCCGCCTCCACCCTCGCCGCGCGGGGCTGGGCCGACATCACGCAGGAGGCGGCCCCGCCCCCCCCTCTGCCCGAGCCCGGAGTTCCCTGGACCACCCTGGACCCGGACCGCCTGCCCGAGGGCCCGGCGTGGCGGCTTCACGGTGGGCGGCCGACCTCACGCTTCCAGACGCTCGCTCCGCGCATCGCCCGGCTGCTGGGGCAGGGGAGGGGGGTGCTGGTCCTCGCCCCTGACCACGCCACACTGCACCGCGCCTGGGAAGGCCTGTCCGGATTGGCCGCGCCCGCTGGCACCCGCGCCGTGCCCTTCAGCGGCCAGCTGAACGACGTGGGGCGCGAACACGCCTGGCACCTGATCCGCTCGGGGGCGGCGCGGCTGGTGATCGGCAGTTACCTCGCCCTCAGTGCGCCCCTCGAAGCCCCGGCGCTGATTGTGGTGCTGGAGGAGGGCAGCGACGCCCACAAGCTCCAGGCCGGCTCGCACGCCTTCGTGCCTGACGTGGCTGCGCGGGTGGCCGCCGCCCAGGACGCTGCATTGGCCCTGGTGGGGAGTACCCCCGCTGCTGAGAGCGTGCCCCTGCCCGGCGCGGTGCTGCCCCCGCCACGGGCCCGCGTGCATGTGGTGGATTACGCCAATCCACCCGAGCAACCCGAACTCGGCCCGCTGTCGGGCGTTCACCTCACGCCGGGTGACCTGGGCTACCCGCTCAGCCATGACCTCGCGCAGCTGCTGCGCCAGGTTCAGGAGCGCGGACGGCAGGCGGTCCTGCTCGCGCCCCGGCGTGGGTACTCGGCACTCTTGCGGTGCCCCTCGTGCGAATATACCCCCGGCTGCCGCAACTGTGACGTGCCGCTCCGCTTTCACCGGGACACCCGGCGGCTGACCTGCCATCAGTGCGGCTACCACGAATCCATGCCCGACCGCTGCGCCCGCTGCGGCGAGCAGATGTGGAAAGCGCGCGGCCCCGGCACCGAATGGATCGCGGAAACGGTGGCGACCCTCGCGCCGGGCCTGCCCGTCTACCGCTATGACCGCGACCGCCAAGACGACCTTGCGGCCCTTTACGCAGGTGAGAGCGGCGTGGTGGTGGGCACACAGCTGCTCCTCTCGCAGGAGGCTCCGCCCAACCTCGCCCTCATCGGCGTGACGCTGGCCGATACCTGGCTGAACGTCTCAGACTTTCGCGCCTCGGAGCGCTACCACCGCCTGCTGCGCTCGCTGGCCGAGTGGCACCCCACCCGCGCGCCGCTGCTCGTGGTGCAGACCTTCCAGGCCGAGCATCCAGCACTCAAGGTCCTCGTGGAGGGCCGCGACGCCCTGGCCTACCCCGCCGCTGAGGAACGCGCCCGCGCCGCGTTGGGCTACCCGCCGCACGCCCGGCTGGCGCAGGTCGAGATTGCCGCCCGTGACCCGGAGCGGGCCAAGATCGCCGCCCAGGAAGTTTTCGACGCCCTGCACGGGGCCGGGGCCACCGCCTCGGAGGTGCTCGGCCCTGCGCCCGCGCCCGTCGCCCGGCTGCGCGGCGTGTACCCGTACCACCTCTTTCTGCGCGCCCGCGACGACGTGCGGCTCGCTCAACTGCTCGCCACGCTGGACCGCAGCTGGAAGGCCCGGGTGCGGGTGGACGTGAACCCGCGCGGAGGGCTGTAA